The sequence below is a genomic window from Lentimicrobiaceae bacterium.
TGTGTTTATTATAATAAGCATTTTATCGATATTGCTTGTATTGCTTACGGCGTACATTATAGCTTTTACTCCTTTAAAAATGTACATACCCGGATACACCAATCCTACACTTCAACATCGTGTTTATGAAGCCGAAATTAAAGCCGACTCTATTGAAAAGAAACTATACTCGTATGAGTTGTACTTACAAAACATAAAAAACGTTTTGAGCGACAATATTCCGGTAGAAGTTCCCGAACCTGCCACCGACAGCAGCGAAAATAAGGGTGTTACGGTGGTTGCCGACAATACTTCGGCAAAGGATTCATTGCTACGAAAAGAATACGAAGCCTACATCAACTTGAACTACTTTAGCTCGGAAGAGCAGAAAGAACAAAACCTTATTACGGAAGCAAAAATCTACAACTTTTATCCACCGATAAACGGTATAATTTCGTCGAAATTTAACCCCGCAATAGGTCATTACGGAATTGATTTGGTTGCCGAAACAGATGAAGCAGTGAGAAGCGTGCAAGACGGCACTGTCATGTTTTCCGATTGGACTATAGAAACAGGCTACGTTATAATAATTCAACATAGCGGAAGTATTACATCAGTATATAAACACAATTCCGTTTTGCTTAAAAAAACAGGTGAAAAGGTTATTGCCGGAGAAGCAATCGCCATTATTGGAAATAGCGGAGATTTTTCCAGCGGTCCGCATTTACATTTTGAATTGTGGATAGACAGAATTCCGGTAAATCCCCAAGATTATATTT
It includes:
- a CDS encoding M23 family metallopeptidase, which encodes MKQNTGGQKIRSYLKQRLKDRFRFIILNEDTLQQKLSFKLSRSNVFIIISILSILLVLLTAYIIAFTPLKMYIPGYTNPTLQHRVYEAEIKADSIEKKLYSYELYLQNIKNVLSDNIPVEVPEPATDSSENKGVTVVADNTSAKDSLLRKEYEAYINLNYFSSEEQKEQNLITEAKIYNFYPPINGIISSKFNPAIGHYGIDLVAETDEAVRSVQDGTVMFSDWTIETGYVIIIQHSGSITSVYKHNSVLLKKTGEKVIAGEAIAIIGNSGDFSSGPHLHFELWIDRIPVNPQDYILF